Proteins encoded together in one Citromicrobium bathyomarinum window:
- a CDS encoding flagellar type III secretion system protein FlhB, producing MSETAGEKTFAPTEKRLRDAANKGDVLRSKDLGTAAVMLVGAAWLAFAGPWLLSEISNLLRESFQFDSSEIVDFRPDRLMIEGLTAALPPIFALAVPVIIVTLLSQLAFGRGRFVAKNLEFKHTRINPASGLKRMFGPNGLIEMGKGILKVVLLGGLAALWWSYSYENLLGLGRGNLSQQLTTAWWSVISLFLVLCGGLVVIAAVDLPIQWVRRNKKLKMSHQEMKDENKESEGSPEAKSARRQRQRDIAAGSVSGAMREAQFVITNPTHFAVALSYDPEKASAPIVLAKGRGEKALAMKELAREFGLPTLEYPQLARSVYFTSRERQVICEDLYGAIAAVLAYVLSLKRGEMPPLPAIEVPVALRFDADGRLN from the coding sequence AAGATCTGGGCACGGCGGCGGTCATGCTGGTCGGCGCGGCCTGGCTCGCCTTTGCCGGACCATGGCTGCTGAGCGAGATTTCCAACCTGCTGCGCGAAAGCTTCCAGTTCGATTCGAGCGAGATCGTCGATTTCCGGCCCGACCGGCTGATGATCGAAGGGCTGACCGCCGCGCTGCCGCCGATCTTCGCGCTCGCGGTGCCGGTGATCATCGTCACCCTGCTCAGCCAGCTGGCATTCGGGCGCGGGCGGTTCGTCGCCAAGAACCTCGAATTCAAGCACACCCGGATCAACCCGGCCTCGGGCCTCAAGCGGATGTTCGGTCCCAACGGGCTGATCGAGATGGGCAAGGGCATTCTCAAGGTGGTGCTGCTGGGCGGGCTTGCGGCGCTGTGGTGGAGCTATTCCTACGAGAACCTGCTGGGTCTGGGGCGCGGCAACCTGTCGCAGCAGCTGACCACCGCGTGGTGGTCCGTCATCTCGCTGTTCCTCGTCCTGTGCGGCGGGCTGGTGGTGATCGCGGCGGTCGACCTGCCGATCCAGTGGGTCCGCCGGAACAAGAAGCTCAAGATGAGCCATCAGGAAATGAAGGACGAGAACAAGGAGAGCGAAGGCTCCCCCGAAGCGAAGTCCGCGCGCCGCCAACGCCAGCGCGATATCGCCGCAGGCTCGGTCTCGGGCGCGATGCGCGAGGCGCAGTTCGTCATCACCAACCCGACCCACTTCGCGGTCGCGCTCAGCTACGATCCCGAGAAAGCCTCCGCCCCGATCGTGCTCGCCAAGGGGCGCGGGGAGAAGGCGCTGGCGATGAAGGAGCTGGCGCGCGAATTCGGCCTGCCGACACTCGAATATCCGCAGCTCGCGCGCTCGGTCTATTTCACCAGCCGCGAACGGCAGGTTATCTGCGAGGATCTGTACGGCGCGATCGCTGCCGTGCTGGCCTATGTCCTGTCACTCAAACGCGGCGAAATGCCGCCGCTGCCCGCGATCGAGGTGCCCGTCGCGCTGCGCTTCGATGCGGATGGGCGGCTGAACTAG
- the fliD gene encoding flagellar filament capping protein FliD, giving the protein METTRPASASSIATRLGVGSGTDMVALAEDLARAQFEPRQQRLESRSEVLERQISLASTLRNMLSGFASALGDRVRTGDLSAQPSIANSAIARVSAPVGTAGKGTYSLEVTQLAKSQTLAGPAFSAATDTVGAGQLTIRFGATDNAAFTADASKDAVTIDIAAGATLADVAKAINAKGSGVTAYVSQTTSGAQLVLKGPEGTNNGFVIEANEDAANPGLANLAWAPGDDPARLLATSGDAAYKLDGLERTSPGNKIENAAPGLSLDLTGTNPGNPTTIGFGDPKAAVISAMTDIVGALNEIAGELNSATDPLTGDLARDYGARALRREFSSLGSKVIMPNAAEGTPRTLAELGLGIQRDGTFKLDSARLEQALAKDPEAVAAMFTPGINGIFATIDRIARNNAMSSDPGSLAGSVSRYTALSQDLSEDLTELAEKQEALRSSMVARFSASEARITSSQSTLDFLKSQIEVWNSQRN; this is encoded by the coding sequence ATGGAAACGACCCGCCCCGCCTCCGCCTCCTCGATCGCGACCCGTCTGGGCGTCGGCAGTGGGACCGATATGGTCGCGCTGGCGGAAGATCTGGCACGCGCGCAGTTCGAACCGCGCCAGCAGCGGCTGGAAAGCCGGTCCGAAGTGCTCGAGCGGCAGATCTCGCTCGCCTCGACGCTGCGCAACATGCTGTCGGGCTTCGCCAGCGCGCTGGGCGACCGGGTCCGCACCGGCGACCTCTCCGCCCAGCCCAGCATCGCCAACTCGGCCATCGCCCGGGTTTCCGCCCCGGTAGGCACCGCGGGCAAAGGCACCTATTCGCTCGAAGTGACGCAGCTCGCCAAGTCGCAGACCCTCGCCGGGCCGGCTTTTTCCGCCGCGACCGACACGGTCGGCGCGGGGCAGCTGACGATCCGCTTCGGCGCGACCGACAATGCAGCCTTCACCGCAGACGCGTCTAAGGACGCGGTCACCATCGACATCGCGGCTGGCGCAACGCTGGCCGATGTGGCGAAGGCGATCAACGCCAAGGGATCGGGCGTCACCGCCTATGTCTCGCAAACCACCAGCGGCGCACAGCTGGTGCTCAAGGGGCCAGAGGGCACCAATAACGGCTTCGTGATCGAGGCGAACGAGGATGCGGCAAATCCCGGCCTCGCCAATCTCGCCTGGGCACCCGGAGACGATCCTGCGCGCCTGCTCGCGACCTCGGGCGATGCCGCCTACAAGCTCGACGGGCTGGAGCGCACCAGCCCCGGCAATAAAATCGAAAATGCCGCCCCGGGCCTCTCGCTCGACCTGACCGGGACCAACCCCGGCAACCCGACCACGATCGGCTTCGGCGATCCCAAGGCGGCGGTCATCAGCGCGATGACCGATATCGTCGGCGCGCTGAACGAGATTGCGGGTGAGCTGAATTCGGCGACCGACCCGCTGACCGGCGACCTCGCTCGCGATTACGGCGCGCGTGCGCTGCGGCGCGAATTCTCCTCGCTCGGCAGCAAGGTCATCATGCCCAACGCCGCCGAGGGCACTCCGCGCACGCTCGCGGAGCTCGGCCTCGGCATCCAGCGCGACGGCACTTTCAAGCTCGACAGTGCACGGCTGGAACAGGCGCTTGCCAAGGACCCGGAAGCGGTCGCGGCGATGTTCACACCCGGCATCAACGGGATCTTCGCAACGATCGACCGAATCGCGCGCAACAACGCGATGTCGAGCGACCCCGGCTCGCTCGCCGGATCGGTCTCGCGCTACACCGCCCTGTCGCAGGATCTCAGCGAAGACCTTACCGAACTGGCCGAGAAACAGGAGGCGCTGCGCTCCTCCATGGTGGCCCGCTTCTCCGCCTCGGAAGCCCGCATCACATCCTCACAATCGACTCTGGACTTCCTCAAGAGCCAGATTGAAGTGTGGAATTCGCAGCGTAACTGA
- a CDS encoding flagellar protein FliS, whose translation MLAANRPRDAYRQSNFDARIKGGTAQDIVVYCLDELALTMGMLRQADLRGNRAGRSESITRGIAILTALEMGVDRDTELAGSLLHFYEGARHLLLASAANTDVAAIEQLRADVIEIRDALRSAI comes from the coding sequence ATGCTGGCAGCCAACCGACCCCGCGACGCCTACCGGCAAAGCAATTTCGACGCCCGCATCAAGGGCGGCACGGCGCAGGACATCGTGGTCTATTGCCTCGACGAACTCGCGCTCACCATGGGTATGCTGCGTCAGGCGGACCTGCGCGGCAACCGTGCGGGGCGCAGCGAATCGATCACCCGGGGCATTGCGATCCTCACCGCGCTGGAAATGGGCGTCGACCGCGATACCGAACTCGCCGGCAGCCTGCTGCATTTCTACGAGGGTGCGCGCCACCTCCTGCTGGCCTCGGCCGCGAACACCGATGTGGCCGCGATCGAGCAGCTGCGCGCCGATGTGATCGAGATCCGCGACGCATTGCGCAGCGCGATCTGA
- a CDS encoding LuxR C-terminal-related transcriptional regulator, with translation MDNVFVIDGNGERRAEIGHVLMEGGGHAEPFETIDEFLAFGSNEGTALVSDEDGAAIRLCEKMRDKPRLVPVVGYALSPDIGQVVAAMQAGAVSYLGWPFTRTTLTEELARIAPMVKRTLAEQRRRAHASALLAGLTAREREVLVSLTTLGTNKAIAKELDISPRTVEKYRATILVRLGVENSAQAIRVAVEGGALQAAQLVGSSSASTGRVAVGDVIG, from the coding sequence ATGGACAATGTCTTCGTAATCGACGGAAATGGGGAACGACGGGCCGAAATTGGCCACGTGCTGATGGAAGGGGGCGGCCATGCAGAACCCTTCGAGACGATCGACGAATTTCTCGCCTTCGGCTCGAACGAGGGAACCGCGCTGGTCAGCGACGAAGACGGCGCGGCGATCCGCCTGTGCGAGAAGATGCGCGACAAACCGCGGCTGGTGCCGGTCGTCGGCTATGCGCTTTCGCCCGACATCGGCCAGGTGGTTGCGGCAATGCAGGCCGGCGCGGTCAGCTATCTCGGCTGGCCGTTCACGCGGACGACCCTGACCGAGGAACTGGCGCGGATCGCGCCGATGGTGAAGCGCACCCTGGCCGAGCAGCGGCGACGCGCACACGCCAGCGCGCTGCTGGCCGGGCTGACCGCACGCGAGCGCGAGGTGCTGGTCAGCCTGACTACGCTGGGCACCAACAAGGCAATCGCCAAGGAGCTCGATATCAGCCCGCGAACGGTGGAGAAGTATCGCGCCACTATCCTGGTGCGGCTGGGCGTCGAAAACAGCGCGCAGGCAATCAGGGTCGCGGTCGAAGGCGGGGCGTTGCAAGCCGCGCAGCTGGTCGGTTCGTCCAGCGCCTCCACCGGTCGGGTCGCGGTCGGCGACGTTATCGGTTAG
- a CDS encoding BCCT family transporter translates to MGLPLFRLPIFTAESGFYRGFNTRVAIPGKLAIALLIGWTLLFPDAASHALTVANETIIAAFAGWYVYLVAFLTLVALVLAILPQSGTLRLGAPGEKPEFGAFSWFAMLFGAGIGIGLLTYSTGEPLAHFQSNPETIRGLVEPVSAANVRPSYVYTFFHWGFAAWSTYALVGLAVGYVSYRRGLPLTIRSALTPLFGERMSGFAGHTVDFVAVVATILGVAVTLGLGVQQFVAGLDRLGMGDWLMLADGSASAMAIILAVIFLLGASTLSALSGVGAGIRWLSNLNLGLSFVLLAIFLVFGAGVFGLESLGLGLIDYVVALPSLALMVLSPDGTPTGDALAQWQLDWSVFYWAWWIAFAPFVGMFIARVSRGRTVREFVLGVVLVPSLMGFVWMTLIGGTAIELELSGAADGSILDASISDQLYATLSVMLSAPFATLVSILVVVLLMTYLVTSADSAILIVNTINAAGEDDNTRRRHVLFWGVAIGLVVASMLILGGIDALQTTMIIGALPFSVVVVLMTIALIKAILFDVMRKRQGVATHSDAVLEEHAKLAE, encoded by the coding sequence ATGGGCCTCCCCCTGTTCAGGCTTCCGATTTTCACCGCCGAGAGCGGTTTCTATCGCGGCTTCAACACCCGCGTGGCGATCCCCGGCAAGCTTGCCATCGCCCTGCTGATCGGCTGGACCCTCCTGTTTCCCGATGCGGCGTCGCACGCGCTTACGGTCGCCAACGAAACGATCATCGCCGCCTTCGCCGGGTGGTATGTGTACCTCGTCGCGTTTCTCACGCTGGTCGCGCTGGTGCTCGCCATTTTGCCGCAATCGGGCACGCTACGGCTGGGCGCGCCAGGTGAAAAGCCCGAATTCGGCGCGTTTTCATGGTTCGCCATGCTGTTCGGCGCGGGGATTGGGATCGGCCTGCTGACCTATTCGACGGGCGAGCCGCTGGCGCATTTCCAGAGCAATCCGGAAACCATCAGGGGGTTGGTGGAGCCTGTTTCCGCCGCGAACGTGCGGCCCAGCTATGTCTACACCTTTTTCCACTGGGGCTTTGCCGCGTGGTCGACCTATGCGCTGGTCGGCCTTGCGGTTGGCTATGTTTCCTATCGGCGCGGCCTGCCGCTGACCATTCGCAGCGCGCTGACCCCGCTGTTCGGAGAGCGGATGTCGGGCTTTGCGGGCCACACGGTGGATTTCGTCGCGGTGGTCGCGACGATCCTGGGTGTGGCGGTCACGCTGGGCCTCGGGGTTCAGCAATTCGTCGCCGGGCTGGACCGGCTGGGGATGGGCGACTGGCTGATGCTGGCCGACGGCAGCGCCTCTGCAATGGCGATCATCCTTGCAGTCATCTTCCTGCTGGGCGCTTCGACCCTGTCCGCATTGTCGGGCGTGGGCGCGGGGATCAGATGGCTGTCCAACCTCAATCTGGGCTTGTCCTTCGTACTGCTGGCGATCTTCCTGGTGTTCGGGGCGGGGGTGTTCGGCCTTGAGAGCCTGGGACTGGGGCTGATCGACTATGTGGTCGCTCTGCCATCGCTCGCGCTGATGGTGCTGTCACCTGACGGGACGCCGACGGGCGACGCGCTGGCGCAATGGCAGCTCGACTGGTCGGTGTTCTACTGGGCGTGGTGGATCGCATTTGCGCCCTTCGTGGGCATGTTCATCGCCCGCGTATCGCGCGGGCGTACGGTGCGCGAATTCGTCCTCGGTGTGGTGCTGGTCCCCTCGCTGATGGGGTTCGTCTGGATGACCCTGATTGGCGGCACCGCGATCGAGCTGGAGCTGAGCGGCGCGGCCGACGGGTCGATCCTCGACGCGTCGATCTCCGACCAGCTCTACGCGACCCTGTCGGTGATGCTGAGCGCGCCCTTCGCCACGCTGGTTTCGATCCTCGTGGTGGTCTTGCTGATGACCTATCTGGTCACCTCCGCCGACAGCGCTATCCTGATCGTCAACACGATCAATGCCGCAGGCGAAGACGATAATACCCGGCGGCGGCATGTGCTCTTCTGGGGCGTTGCGATCGGGCTGGTGGTTGCGAGCATGCTGATCCTGGGCGGGATCGATGCGCTGCAGACGACCATGATTATCGGGGCTTTGCCCTTCTCGGTGGTGGTCGTGCTGATGACGATCGCGCTGATCAAGGCGATCCTATTCGATGTGATGCGCAAGCGGCAGGGCGTCGCCACGCATAGCGACGCGGTGCTGGAAGAGCACGCAAAGCTCGCCGAATGA
- a CDS encoding Crp/Fnr family transcriptional regulator, whose translation MEFPNTGDFLAGRLRDKLGHDDQAYIESLISETREAESGEVLISRGTIANSSTILISGYVFRTIESGNRRFIVGIHVPGDFIDLHAFALKRLDHNIVASGPVTLGIAPHQRLRTALEEKPRIARALWFATLLDAAIHRKWIQMLEQLDAPRRIAHIYCELHRRLELIGQANNRSLRTPFTQIDLADMCGVSAIHANRAVGKLRELELAEIRRGDLYTSNWDALREYAQFDGAYLYSDGPLRFDQDWL comes from the coding sequence ATGGAATTTCCGAATACCGGTGATTTTCTCGCCGGGCGACTTCGCGACAAGCTGGGCCATGACGACCAGGCCTATATCGAATCGCTGATCAGCGAGACTCGCGAGGCGGAATCGGGCGAAGTCCTGATATCGCGCGGGACGATCGCGAACAGCAGCACGATCCTAATCTCGGGATACGTGTTCCGCACGATCGAAAGCGGCAACCGGCGCTTTATCGTTGGCATCCATGTGCCCGGCGACTTCATCGATCTGCATGCCTTCGCGCTCAAGCGGCTGGATCACAACATCGTTGCCTCCGGCCCGGTCACGCTGGGCATCGCACCGCACCAGCGGCTGCGCACCGCGCTGGAGGAAAAGCCCCGGATCGCCCGTGCGCTGTGGTTCGCGACGCTGCTGGATGCGGCGATCCACCGCAAGTGGATCCAGATGCTCGAACAGCTCGATGCGCCTCGCCGGATCGCGCATATCTATTGCGAACTGCACCGCCGGCTGGAGCTGATCGGGCAGGCCAACAACCGTTCGCTGCGAACGCCCTTCACCCAGATCGACCTTGCTGACATGTGCGGGGTCAGCGCGATCCACGCCAACCGCGCGGTGGGCAAGCTGCGCGAGCTGGAACTGGCCGAGATTCGCCGCGGCGATCTGTACACGTCCAACTGGGACGCGCTGCGCGAATATGCGCAGTTCGACGGTGCCTATCTGTACAGCGACGGCCCGCTGCGCTTCGATCAGGACTGGCTCTGA
- a CDS encoding Crp/Fnr family transcriptional regulator: MTLEQELAEFPLTGRFLYGRLRDSLSHEDRRLLENLPEEIANYQKDTRVVQAGSACSRSTLLVEGFIIRGLDGTGNRSALSVHVPGDFVDLHCFALKRLDHNVDTIGPVKLAYVPHEKLREVLRDRPHLGRLLWSSTLLDAAMHRQWIMKLEQLTTPRRIAHIFAELWRRLEMVGLADEDGFQTPLTQVDLAEMCGATPVHANRALRELRERELATFRKGRVSSPDRAGLEQYADFAPDYLYGEGELAVKSELFAL; encoded by the coding sequence ATGACACTCGAGCAGGAACTGGCGGAATTCCCGCTGACGGGTCGTTTCCTGTATGGCCGTCTGCGCGACAGCCTGAGCCATGAGGATCGTCGCCTGCTGGAAAACCTGCCGGAAGAAATCGCGAATTACCAAAAGGACACCCGCGTGGTGCAGGCCGGGTCCGCCTGTTCGCGTAGCACGCTGCTGGTCGAAGGGTTCATCATTCGCGGGCTCGACGGCACCGGCAACCGTTCGGCGCTGAGCGTGCATGTGCCGGGCGATTTCGTCGATCTGCACTGCTTCGCGCTCAAGCGGCTGGACCATAATGTCGATACGATCGGGCCGGTGAAGCTGGCCTATGTTCCGCATGAAAAGCTGCGCGAGGTGCTGCGCGACAGGCCGCATCTGGGGCGCCTGCTGTGGTCGTCCACCCTGCTCGACGCGGCGATGCACCGCCAGTGGATCATGAAGCTGGAACAGCTGACCACGCCGCGCCGGATCGCGCATATCTTTGCCGAATTGTGGCGTCGGCTCGAAATGGTCGGGCTGGCGGACGAGGACGGATTCCAGACACCGCTGACCCAGGTCGATCTTGCCGAGATGTGCGGCGCGACCCCGGTTCACGCCAATCGCGCGCTGCGAGAACTGCGCGAACGCGAGCTGGCGACGTTCCGCAAGGGCAGGGTCAGCTCGCCCGATCGGGCTGGACTGGAGCAGTATGCAGACTTTGCGCCCGACTACTTGTATGGTGAGGGCGAACTTGCGGTGAAGAGCGAGCTTTTCGCGCTTTGA
- the putA gene encoding bifunctional proline dehydrogenase/L-glutamate gamma-semialdehyde dehydrogenase PutA — protein MDMMTKNPPADHAPIASAEPIDRGALRAAFRQEEAACVADRLRETQVFSRDHAAIQAYAVKLIQDARKRDVSGIDAFLHQYGLNTEEGIALMCLAEALLRVPDGRTADALIRDKIGEINWREHLNESDSTFVNAATFSLMLTGEVLERPEQTQKAMGRTLRGAMNRLGEPVIRQATFQAMRILGGQFVFGRSINEALKRAGPERARGLTHSFDMLGEAAMTFADAERYRKAYLHAIERLKDESDGTISGSPGISVKLTALYPKYDIFHAEKAKKALIPIVTELAVRARDANIHFTIDAEEADRLELSLDIIEALASDDSLFARPDGTRWEGFGMAVQAYQKRGVPLCRWLIDLAEKYDRKFMVRLVKGAYWDTEIKISQVAGLDDFPVFTRKVATDVSYMACADVMLSAPKRIYGAFATHNAYTIAAIVQRAGAGTQFEFQRLHGMGEELYAALAKAQGNAKTPVRIYAPVGGHKDLLAYLVRRLLENGANSSFVNRMADSDLSAVDLAGDPVAELAALEPKRNPAIPLPKDIFPGRRNSAGVDLADPLVREPLLKRLHDMRERQWEASPTFKAEVPGEIAPITAPFDHGMRIGTRRDASAEEVDDAIGRAAAIQPGWNALGGEKRALLLEAAADAFEAHTDEILSLCQLEAGKTLVDAVLEIREAVDFLRYYANEARRLFIEPTELPGPTGEHNYLKLAGRGVFATISPWNFPLAIFIGPAAAALAAGNTVIAKPAEQTPLIAALAVKLCHQAGIPEEVFQLLPGGGEVGQLITSDVRIAGVAFTGSTATAQAINRGLAARDGGIATLIAETGGQNAMIVDSTALPEQVTRDVISSAFQSAGQRCSAQRVLYIQEDVYDEMLTMIRGAFEALDVGDPTRFDTDVGPVIDHDAQAALERHVARSETIGRTIWRGKEDSSLARGSFVVPTIIEIEGIGHLQRENFGPVLHIAKFKGKDLGQVVDDINAVGFGLTCGLHSRVEETRRFVESRIKVGNFYVNRNQIGAVVGSQPFGGEGLSGTGPKAGGPNYVARFATERVVTVDTTAAGGNATLLASL, from the coding sequence ATGGATATGATGACCAAGAACCCGCCCGCCGACCACGCGCCCATTGCGAGTGCCGAACCTATCGACCGCGGCGCGCTGCGCGCGGCGTTTCGCCAGGAAGAGGCGGCCTGCGTCGCCGATCGCCTGCGCGAAACCCAGGTTTTCAGCCGAGACCATGCGGCAATTCAGGCCTATGCGGTCAAGCTGATCCAGGATGCGCGCAAGCGTGACGTCAGCGGGATAGACGCGTTCCTGCACCAGTACGGGCTCAATACCGAAGAGGGAATCGCGCTGATGTGCCTCGCCGAGGCGCTGCTGCGGGTGCCCGACGGACGCACTGCCGACGCGCTGATTCGCGACAAGATCGGCGAGATCAACTGGCGCGAACATCTCAACGAATCGGACAGCACCTTCGTCAACGCGGCGACGTTCTCGCTCATGCTGACAGGCGAAGTGCTCGAACGGCCCGAACAGACGCAGAAGGCGATGGGCCGCACGCTGCGCGGGGCGATGAACCGGCTTGGCGAGCCGGTGATCCGGCAGGCGACCTTCCAGGCCATGCGGATCCTTGGCGGACAGTTCGTGTTCGGCCGGTCGATCAATGAGGCGCTCAAGCGCGCCGGGCCCGAACGTGCGCGCGGCCTGACCCACAGTTTCGACATGCTCGGCGAAGCGGCGATGACCTTCGCCGATGCCGAACGCTATCGCAAAGCGTACCTCCACGCGATCGAGCGGCTGAAGGATGAGAGCGACGGCACCATCTCGGGCAGCCCGGGCATCTCGGTCAAGCTGACCGCGCTCTATCCCAAGTACGACATCTTCCATGCCGAAAAGGCGAAGAAGGCGCTGATCCCGATCGTGACCGAGTTGGCGGTGCGCGCGCGCGACGCCAATATCCACTTCACGATCGACGCCGAGGAAGCCGACCGGCTGGAGCTTTCGCTCGACATCATCGAGGCGCTGGCGTCGGACGATTCGCTGTTCGCCCGCCCCGACGGCACCCGCTGGGAAGGCTTCGGCATGGCGGTGCAGGCCTATCAGAAGCGCGGCGTGCCGCTGTGCCGCTGGCTGATCGATCTGGCCGAGAAGTACGATCGCAAGTTCATGGTCCGGCTGGTCAAGGGTGCCTACTGGGATACCGAGATCAAGATCAGCCAGGTCGCCGGGCTCGACGATTTCCCCGTCTTCACCCGCAAGGTCGCGACCGACGTTTCCTACATGGCCTGCGCCGATGTGATGCTGAGCGCGCCCAAGCGGATCTACGGCGCCTTCGCGACCCACAACGCCTACACCATCGCTGCGATCGTGCAGCGCGCAGGCGCGGGCACGCAGTTCGAATTCCAGCGCCTGCACGGCATGGGCGAGGAGCTCTACGCCGCGCTCGCCAAGGCGCAGGGCAATGCCAAGACGCCGGTGCGGATCTACGCGCCGGTCGGCGGGCACAAGGACCTGCTCGCCTATCTGGTGCGCCGCCTGCTGGAAAACGGCGCCAACAGCTCCTTCGTCAACCGGATGGCCGATTCGGACCTTTCGGCGGTCGATCTGGCGGGCGATCCGGTGGCTGAGCTGGCCGCGCTGGAGCCCAAGCGGAACCCTGCGATTCCGCTGCCCAAGGACATCTTCCCCGGTCGCCGCAACAGCGCGGGCGTGGACCTTGCCGATCCGCTGGTGCGCGAACCGCTGCTCAAGCGGCTGCACGACATGCGCGAGCGGCAGTGGGAAGCCTCACCCACCTTCAAGGCCGAGGTTCCCGGCGAAATCGCCCCGATCACCGCGCCGTTCGATCACGGCATGCGGATCGGCACGCGCCGCGATGCGAGCGCGGAAGAGGTCGATGATGCGATCGGTCGCGCGGCCGCGATCCAGCCCGGCTGGAACGCGCTGGGCGGTGAAAAGCGCGCGCTGCTGCTGGAAGCCGCCGCCGACGCGTTCGAAGCGCATACCGACGAGATCCTCTCGCTGTGCCAGCTGGAAGCCGGCAAGACGCTGGTCGACGCGGTGCTCGAAATTCGCGAGGCGGTCGACTTCCTGCGTTACTACGCGAACGAGGCACGCCGCCTGTTCATCGAGCCTACCGAGCTGCCTGGCCCCACCGGCGAGCACAATTACCTGAAGCTCGCGGGGCGCGGCGTGTTCGCAACGATCAGCCCGTGGAACTTCCCGCTGGCGATCTTCATCGGCCCCGCCGCCGCTGCTCTTGCAGCGGGCAACACGGTGATCGCCAAGCCGGCCGAGCAGACGCCGCTGATCGCCGCGCTCGCAGTCAAGCTGTGCCACCAGGCGGGCATTCCCGAAGAGGTCTTCCAGCTGCTGCCCGGCGGCGGCGAGGTCGGCCAGCTGATCACCAGCGACGTGCGCATCGCGGGCGTGGCTTTCACCGGCAGCACCGCGACCGCGCAGGCGATCAACCGCGGCCTCGCCGCGCGCGACGGCGGGATTGCGACGCTGATCGCCGAGACCGGCGGCCAGAACGCGATGATCGTGGACAGCACCGCGCTGCCCGAACAGGTTACCCGCGACGTCATCTCGAGCGCGTTCCAGAGCGCGGGCCAGCGCTGCTCCGCCCAGCGCGTGCTGTACATCCAGGAAGACGTCTACGACGAGATGCTGACGATGATCCGCGGCGCGTTCGAAGCGCTCGACGTCGGCGACCCGACCCGGTTCGACACCGATGTCGGCCCGGTGATCGACCATGACGCGCAGGCTGCGCTGGAGCGGCACGTGGCGCGCTCGGAAACGATTGGGCGCACGATCTGGCGGGGCAAGGAGGATTCCTCCCTCGCACGCGGCAGCTTCGTGGTCCCCACGATCATCGAGATCGAGGGCATCGGCCACCTCCAGCGCGAGAATTTCGGCCCGGTGCTGCACATCGCCAAGTTCAAGGGCAAGGACCTTGGCCAGGTGGTGGACGACATCAACGCGGTCGGCTTCGGCCTGACTTGCGGGCTGCACAGCCGGGTCGAGGAAACCCGCCGCTTCGTCGAATCGCGGATCAAGGTCGGCAATTTCTACGTCAACCGCAACCAGATCGGCGCGGTGGTCGGCAGCCAGCCGTTCGGCGGCGAAGGCCTGTCGGGCACCGGCCCCAAGGCGGGCGGCCCCAACTACGTCGCGCGCTTCGCCACCGAACGCGTGGTGACGGTGGATACGACCGCGGCGGGCGGCAACGCCACGCTGCTGGCAAGCCTGTGA
- the dcd gene encoding dCTP deaminase codes for MAILSDRWIREQAQKHGMIEPFEEAQRRDGCISYGLSSYGYDARVAPEFKIFTNVDSAVVDPKDFAANSFVDRETDVCTIPPNSFALARTVEYFRVPEDVLVICLGKSTYARCGIIVNVTPLEPGWEGHVTLEFSNTTPLPAKIYANEGACQFLFLQGNERCETSYKDRAGKYMGQRGVTLPRL; via the coding sequence ATGGCCATTCTCTCCGACCGCTGGATTCGCGAACAGGCACAAAAGCACGGCATGATCGAGCCGTTCGAGGAGGCGCAGCGGCGTGACGGCTGCATCTCCTACGGGCTCAGTTCCTACGGCTACGACGCGCGCGTCGCGCCGGAGTTCAAGATCTTCACCAATGTCGACAGCGCGGTGGTCGACCCGAAGGATTTCGCGGCGAACAGCTTCGTCGATCGCGAGACCGACGTCTGCACGATCCCGCCCAACTCCTTCGCGCTCGCGCGCACGGTCGAATATTTCCGCGTGCCCGAGGACGTGCTGGTCATCTGCCTCGGTAAATCGACCTACGCGCGCTGCGGGATCATCGTGAACGTCACCCCGCTGGAGCCGGGCTGGGAAGGCCACGTGACCCTAGAATTCTCCAACACCACCCCCCTGCCCGCCAAGATTTACGCCAATGAAGGTGCGTGCCAATTCCTGTTCCTGCAGGGCAACGAGCGCTGCGAGACGAGCTACAAGGACCGCGCAGGCAAATATATGGGCCAGCGCGGGGTCACACTGCCGCGGTTGTAG